The Lycium ferocissimum isolate CSIRO_LF1 chromosome 1, AGI_CSIRO_Lferr_CH_V1, whole genome shotgun sequence genome includes a region encoding these proteins:
- the LOC132052196 gene encoding uncharacterized protein LOC132052196 isoform X2 has protein sequence MDNQDYKITTPSGHENHGPYLCHKCGWPFPNQHPSARHRRAHKKVCGKIEGYKLSESETADNSTHSAVSDDEHHSDGDHRTPSPNGKMTSVKSYRSEDETYSDAVTEFSDSGISPGKEERPGSFKKIDDELLKADATGGISGSSNDAAEVNDPESLESAIDQPVADKSLGTKLDSPIDARPIKSEIPVDASLQEINAIESIEAKQMQMSSGQPNDLKGIEDINAGEGLVDAIEASVEVSQSVVSDTDEKTSNNESYESKPQEVEGKFFGPSTVESKSLEAEEQATDNVPIESELQHKERENPSSADLKLDLSEAEVKSLDIVNVEKEHEQLGCCIRGGGISTQLSPILVESKADSSNEIDGGSQTELSDSSKAEEGREDDVHVLSLAKDLPASDNPELLKDFKDFNKFKSSLPLDLGSSEGICSAKDDAVAASVVSTLDVSGEQVSDEKLVVNAEGKTDSIGLASDPNTFECGLSSILNSNGVKESEDSSKNSPPSVTPADLSDMNTVISSEAKQTTKVDDPVIERTEETSLTMAEENKGDQTENELFGNKETTLEDTICLSEANQTMVTVEGIDRDEHEKVRTEHPIVSGSETEKERTEEKLAGVSESDKTICPVGGHHDRAITTDTTVHESRDENFHEASEESTISNDAKALESASATGLDSKIISDSDVKEQAGLLVDSDLNSHVVENSDAGDVLKSATGIISSASQNEGNDKVIKSAVDTPMTSSSRADSLDANWGSVSVLSTQSESTAVPDAEATDTRGLEKSVCDLQKPTSGADKSDLYEPPSFMTLVEFGESADKKKAGASEIEAQKAGWFPSITNVVNESQGRKKNEEIIAKVTNWSGTTKQHTPLKNLLGEARSPNAKLVPKKDETASTKTTTVNSILSSEAPTKEAEKEWNSPARYPVDIKKEKRKTKPYWVPFVCCSSVHQDA, from the exons ATGGACAACCAAGATTACAAAATAACAACCCCATCAg GGCATGAGAATCATGGGCCATATTTGTGTCATAAATGCGGCTGGCCTTTTCCAAACCAACATCCTAGTGCTAGACACAGAAGGGCACACAAGAAAGTCTGTGGAAAAATCGAAGGATATAAACTTAGTGAATCCGAAACAGCAGATAATTCTACCCATTCAGCTGTTTCTGATGACGAGCACCACTCAGATGGAGATCATCGAACTCCAA GTCCTAATGGTAAAATGACAAGTGTGAAATCATATCGATCAGAGGATGAAACTTACTCTGATGCTGTCACCGAGTTCTCTGACAGCGGGATTAGCCCTGGCAAGGAAGAGCGTCCGGggagtttcaaaaaaattgatgaTGAATTATTGAAGGCCGATGCAACCGGAG GTATCTCAGGATCCTCAAATGATGCCGCTGAAGTAAATGATCCCGAGTCACTTGAAAGTGCAATCGATCAGCCAGTGGCAGATAAATCTTTGGGCACAAAGCTTGACAGCCCGATCGACGCCAGGCCTATTAAATCCGAGATCCCAGTGGATGCTTCTCTGCAGGAGATAAATGCAATTGAATCTATTGAAGCCAAACAAATGCAGATGTCTTCTGGCCAGCCAAATGATTTGAAGGGGATAGAAGATATTAATGCCGGTGAAGGTTTAGTTGATGCTATTGAGGCTTCTGTCGAAGTGTCTCAATCAGTGGTATCTGATACAGATGAAAAGACGTCAAATAATGAAAGTTATGAGTCAAAGCCACAGGAGGTGGAGGGAAAATTTTTTGGCCCTTCAACTGTGGAGTCTAAGTCACTTGAGGCAGAGGAACAAGCCACTGATAATGTTCCCATTGAATCCGAACTACAGcataaagagagagaaaatccCAGTTCTGCAGACTTGAAATTGGACTTGTCTGAAGCTGAAGTTAAATCTTTAGATATTGTGAATGTAGAAAAGGAGCATGAACAACTTGGTTGCTGCATCAGAGGTGGTGGAATCTCCACTCAACTTTCACCTATTTTGGTGGAATCAAAAGCTGATTCTTCTAATGAAATAGACGGTGGTAGCCAAACAGAGCTTTCTGACTCATCCAAAGCTGAGGAAGGGAGAGAAGATGATGTGCATGTGCTGTCATTGGCAAAAGATTTACCTGCATCAGACAACCCTGAACTGCTTAAAGACTTTAAAGACTTCAACAAGTTCAAATCTAGTTTACCATTGGATCTAGGCTCTTCCGAAGGAATTTGCTCTGCAAAAGATGACGCTGTTGCTGCTTCCGTGGTGAGTACTTTAGATGTTTCAGGGGAACAGGTTAGTGATGAAAAGTTAGTGGTCAACGCAGAGGGTAAAACTGATTCTATTGGATTAGCATCCGATCCAAATACCTTCGAGTGCGGACTGTCGAGTATTCTGAACTCTAATGGCGTAAAAGAATCTGAAGACTCTTCAAAGAACTCTCCTCCTTCAGTTACCCCAGCAGACCTCTCAGATATGAACACTGTTATTTCATCTGAAGCCAAGCAAACAACAAAAGTTGATGATCCTGTAATTGAAAGAACCGAAGAAACAAGTTTGACCATGGCAGAGGAGAACAAGGGTGATCAGACAGAAAATGAGCTTTTTGGAAACAAGGAAACAACCCTTGAAGACACTATTTGTTTATCTGAAGCTAATCAAACTATGGTCACTGTCGAAGGAATTGACCGTGACGAACATGAAAAGGTCAGAACTGAACACCCAATTGTGTCTGGGAGTGAAACTGAGAAAGAAAGAACCGAGGAAAAGCTCGCAGGAGTTTCTGAAAGTGATAAAACTATCTGCCCGGTTGGAGGACATCATGACCGTGCTATAACTACAGATACGACTGTGCATGAGAGCAGAGATGAAAATTTTCATGAAGCCTCCGAAGAAAGCACAATTAGCAACGATGCTAAAGCATTGGAGTCTGCCAGTGCAACTGGATTGGATTCCAAAATAATAAGTGATAGTGATGTGAAAGAGCAGGCTGGTTTGCTTGTCGATTCTGATTTGAACAGTCACGTTGTTGAGAACTCTGATGCAGGAGATGTCCTTAAGAGTGCCACTGGTATCATTTCATCAGCCTCACAGAATGAGGGTAATGACAAGGTCATAAAATCTGCAGTGGATACACCAATGACATCGAGCAGCAGAGCCGATAGCCTGGATGCCAACTGGGGTTCCGTGTCAG TTCTTTCTACCCAGTCCGAGTCGACAGCTGTTCCTGATGCCGAAGCAACTGATACTCGAGGACTCGAAAAATCAGTGTGTGACTTGCAGAAACCAACTTCTGGAGCTGACAAGTCGGATCTTTATGAGCCTCCATCTTTCATGACATTGGTTGAATTCGGTGAAAGCGCTGACAAGAAGAAAGCTGGTGCATCCGAGATCGAAGCACAGAAAGCTGGATGGTTCCCTTCTATAACTAATGTGGTGAATGAATCTCAAGGGAGAAAGAAGAATGAGGAGATAATTGCAAAAGTAACAAACTGGAGCGGCACAACGAAGCAACACACTCCCTTGAAAAATCTACTTGGTGAAGCCAGATCTCCAAACGCAAAACTGGTGCCGAAGAAAGATGAAACTGCCAGTACTAAGACGACGACAGTGAACTCGATTCTGAGCTCAGAGGCACCAACTAAGGAGGCGGAGAAAGAATGGAATTCTCCAGCGAGGTATCCAGTTGACATCAAGAAGGAAAAGAGGAAGACGAAACCATATTGGGTACCATTTGTTTGCTGCTCTTCAGTACATCAAGATGCGTAG
- the LOC132052314 gene encoding 6,7,8-trihydroxycoumarin synthase-like, giving the protein MMFFLFLVALPIMLIFLLHKTKISRNTILPPGPLGLPLIGNLHQYDGLTPHLYYWKLSKKYGKIFLLKLGSTQMVVVSSAKLAKEVMKKQDLAFCSRPSTLSLQKLSYNGHDIGFAPYNDYWREMRKVFVIHLFSLKKVRSFSPIREDEVSRMIKKIAQQATTSQITNLSNTVITLTSTIICRIAFGIRYDEAAHEKRRFDEILTEAEAMLASFFVSDFFPSLSWIDKLTGLTDRLDKNFKDLDEFYEELIEQHLNPNRPKSMDGDILDLLLQLKKEKSTQVVLTLDDIKALDMNVIVAGSDTSAATVVWAMTALMKNPKAMKKVQAEIRKLVGKKGIVNEDDIQNMPYLKAVIKETLRLYPPTPLLLPRQSIEKSTLEGYEIQPGTIIHVNSWAIARDPEIWENPEEFVPERFLNNKIDFKGQDFDLIPFGAGRRGCPGITLGVAIVELALSNLLFAFDWELPCGMKKEEIDTNVKPGIVMHKKIDLFLIAKNYL; this is encoded by the exons ATGATGTTCTTTCTATTCTTGGTAGCTCTTCCTATTAtgctcatttttcttcttcacaaaacgaaaataagtagaaatacCATTCTGCCACCAGGTCCTTTAGGTTTACCACTCATTGGAAATTTGCATCAGTATGATGGTTTAACCCCTCATCTCTATTATTGGAAACTTTCcaagaaatatggaaaaatCTTTTTGCTGAAACTTGGTTCTACTCAAATGGTTGTAGTTTCTTCAGCAAAATTAGCAAAAGAAGTAATGAAGAAACAAGATTTAGCATTTTGTAGTAGACCATCTACTCTTAGCCTGCAAAAATTGTCTTACAATGGTCATGATATTGGCTTTGCACCTTACAATGACTATTGGAgggaaatgagaaaagtttTTGTTATTCATTTGTTTAGTCTCAAGAAAGTGCGATCTTTTAGTCCAATTCGTGAAGATGAAGTCTCAAGAATGATTAAGAAAATAGCTCAGCAAGCTACCACTTCACAAATCACCAATTTGAGCAATACAGTGATTACACTAACAAGTACAATTATTTGTAGAATAGCTTTTGGCATTAGGTATGATGAAGCAGCACATGAAAAGAGGAGATTTGATGAAATTTTGACTGAGGCTGAAGCAATGCTGGCTAGCTTCTTTGTCTCTgacttttttccttctttaagcTGGATTGATAAACTCACTGGATTGACTGATAGACTTGATAAGAATTTCAAGGATTTGGATGAGTTTTATGAAGAACTCATTGAGCAGCATCTCAATCCCAATAGGCCAAAATCCATGGATGGGGACATTCTTGATCTTTTGCTCCAATTGAAGAAAGAGAAATCAACGCAAGTAGTTCTCACTTTGGATGATATAAAAGCACTTGACATG AATGTAATAGTTGCAGGATCAGACACTAGTGCAGCTACAGTAGTATGGGCGATGACAGCCTTGATGAAGAACCCAAAAGCTATGAAGAAAGTTCAAGCAGAAATAAGAAAATTAGTTGGGAAGAAAGGCATTGTGAATGAAGATGACATCCAAAACATGCCTTATCTCAAAGCAGTGATAAAAGAGACATTAAGATTGTATCCACCAACTCCGCTCCTATTGCCAAGACAATCAATTGAAAAGTCCACACTAGAAGGGTATGAAATTCAGCCAGGAACTATTATTCATGTTAACTCATGGGCAATTGCAAGAGATCCTGAAATATGGGAAAATCCAGAAGAATTTGTACCCGAAAGATTCTTAAATAACAAGATTGATTTCAAAGGACAAGACTTTGACTTAATACCATTTGGAGCAGGAAGAAGAGGGTGTCCAGGGATTACACTAGGAGTTGCAATCGTGGAACTCGCATTGTCAAATCTTCTTTTTGCATTTGATTGGGAGTTGCCTTGTGGGatgaaaaaagaggaaattgaCACAAATGTTAAGCCTGGAATTGTAATGCATAAGAAGATTGATCTTTTTCTTATTGCTAAAAATTATCTCTAG
- the LOC132052196 gene encoding uncharacterized protein LOC132052196 isoform X1, protein MDNQDHKITTPSGHENHGPYLCHKCGWPFPNQHPSARHRRAHKKVCGKIEGYKLSESETADNSTHSAVSDDEHHSDGDHRTPSPNGKMTSVKSYRSEDETYSDAVTEFSDSGISPGKEERPGSFKKIDDELLKADATGGISGSSNDAAEVNDPESLESAIDQPVADKSLGTKLDSPIDARPIKSEIPVDASLQEINAIESIEAKQMQMSSGQPNDLKGIEDINAGEGLVDAIEASVEVSQSVVSDTDEKTSNNESYESKPQEVEGKFFGPSTVESKSLEAEEQATDNVPIESELQHKERENPSSADLKLDLSEAEVKSLDIVNVEKEHEQLGCCIRGGGISTQLSPILVESKADSSNEIDGGSQTELSDSSKAEEGREDDVHVLSLAKDLPASDNPELLKDFKDFNKFKSSLPLDLGSSEGICSAKDDAVAASVVSTLDVSGEQVSDEKLVVNAEGKTDSIGLASDPNTFECGLSSILNSNGVKESEDSSKNSPPSVTPADLSDMNTVISSEAKQTTKVDDPVIERTEETSLTMAEENKGDQTENELFGNKETTLEDTICLSEANQTMVTVEGIDRDEHEKVRTEHPIVSGSETEKERTEEKLAGVSESDKTICPVGGHHDRAITTDTTVHESRDENFHEASEESTISNDAKALESASATGLDSKIISDSDVKEQAGLLVDSDLNSHVVENSDAGDVLKSATGIISSASQNEGNDKVIKSAVDTPMTSSSRADSLDANWGSVSVLSTQSESTAVPDAEATDTRGLEKSVCDLQKPTSGADKSDLYEPPSFMTLVEFGESADKKKAGASEIEAQKAGWFPSITNVVNESQGRKKNEEIIAKVTNWSGTTKQHTPLKNLLGEARSPNAKLVPKKDETASTKTTTVNSILSSEAPTKEAEKEWNSPARYPVDIKKEKRKTKPYWVPFVCCSSVHQDA, encoded by the exons ATGGACAACCAAGATCACAAAATAACAACCCCATCAg GGCATGAGAATCATGGGCCATATTTGTGTCATAAATGCGGCTGGCCTTTTCCAAACCAACATCCTAGTGCTAGACACAGAAGGGCACACAAGAAAGTCTGTGGAAAAATCGAAGGATATAAACTTAGTGAATCCGAAACAGCAGATAATTCTACCCATTCAGCTGTTTCTGATGACGAGCACCACTCAGATGGAGATCATCGAACTCCAA GTCCTAATGGTAAAATGACAAGTGTGAAATCATATCGATCAGAGGATGAAACTTACTCTGATGCTGTCACCGAGTTCTCTGACAGCGGGATTAGCCCTGGCAAGGAAGAGCGTCCGGggagtttcaaaaaaattgatgaTGAATTATTGAAGGCCGATGCAACCGGAG GTATCTCAGGATCCTCAAATGATGCCGCTGAAGTAAATGATCCCGAGTCACTTGAAAGTGCAATCGATCAGCCAGTGGCAGATAAATCTTTGGGCACAAAGCTTGACAGCCCGATCGACGCCAGGCCTATTAAATCCGAGATCCCAGTGGATGCTTCTCTGCAGGAGATAAATGCAATTGAATCTATTGAAGCCAAACAAATGCAGATGTCTTCTGGCCAGCCAAATGATTTGAAGGGGATAGAAGATATTAATGCCGGTGAAGGTTTAGTTGATGCTATTGAGGCTTCTGTCGAAGTGTCTCAATCAGTGGTATCTGATACAGATGAAAAGACGTCAAATAATGAAAGTTATGAGTCAAAGCCACAGGAGGTGGAGGGAAAATTTTTTGGCCCTTCAACTGTGGAGTCTAAGTCACTTGAGGCAGAGGAACAAGCCACTGATAATGTTCCCATTGAATCCGAACTACAGcataaagagagagaaaatccCAGTTCTGCAGACTTGAAATTGGACTTGTCTGAAGCTGAAGTTAAATCTTTAGATATTGTGAATGTAGAAAAGGAGCATGAACAACTTGGTTGCTGCATCAGAGGTGGTGGAATCTCCACTCAACTTTCACCTATTTTGGTGGAATCAAAAGCTGATTCTTCTAATGAAATAGACGGTGGTAGCCAAACAGAGCTTTCTGACTCATCCAAAGCTGAGGAAGGGAGAGAAGATGATGTGCATGTGCTGTCATTGGCAAAAGATTTACCTGCATCAGACAACCCTGAACTGCTTAAAGACTTTAAAGACTTCAACAAGTTCAAATCTAGTTTACCATTGGATCTAGGCTCTTCCGAAGGAATTTGCTCTGCAAAAGATGACGCTGTTGCTGCTTCCGTGGTGAGTACTTTAGATGTTTCAGGGGAACAGGTTAGTGATGAAAAGTTAGTGGTCAACGCAGAGGGTAAAACTGATTCTATTGGATTAGCATCCGATCCAAATACCTTCGAGTGCGGACTGTCGAGTATTCTGAACTCTAATGGCGTAAAAGAATCTGAAGACTCTTCAAAGAACTCTCCTCCTTCAGTTACCCCAGCAGACCTCTCAGATATGAACACTGTTATTTCATCTGAAGCCAAGCAAACAACAAAAGTTGATGATCCTGTAATTGAAAGAACCGAAGAAACAAGTTTGACCATGGCAGAGGAGAACAAGGGTGATCAGACAGAAAATGAGCTTTTTGGAAACAAGGAAACAACCCTTGAAGACACTATTTGTTTATCTGAAGCTAATCAAACTATGGTCACTGTCGAAGGAATTGACCGTGACGAACATGAAAAGGTCAGAACTGAACACCCAATTGTGTCTGGGAGTGAAACTGAGAAAGAAAGAACCGAGGAAAAGCTCGCAGGAGTTTCTGAAAGTGATAAAACTATCTGCCCGGTTGGAGGACATCATGACCGTGCTATAACTACAGATACGACTGTGCATGAGAGCAGAGATGAAAATTTTCATGAAGCCTCCGAAGAAAGCACAATTAGCAACGATGCTAAAGCATTGGAGTCTGCCAGTGCAACTGGATTGGATTCCAAAATAATAAGTGATAGTGATGTGAAAGAGCAGGCTGGTTTGCTTGTCGATTCTGATTTGAACAGTCACGTTGTTGAGAACTCTGATGCAGGAGATGTCCTTAAGAGTGCCACTGGTATCATTTCATCAGCCTCACAGAATGAGGGTAATGACAAGGTCATAAAATCTGCAGTGGATACACCAATGACATCGAGCAGCAGAGCCGATAGCCTGGATGCCAACTGGGGTTCCGTGTCAG TTCTTTCTACCCAGTCCGAGTCGACAGCTGTTCCTGATGCCGAAGCAACTGATACTCGAGGACTCGAAAAATCAGTGTGTGACTTGCAGAAACCAACTTCTGGAGCTGACAAGTCGGATCTTTATGAGCCTCCATCTTTCATGACATTGGTTGAATTCGGTGAAAGCGCTGACAAGAAGAAAGCTGGTGCATCCGAGATCGAAGCACAGAAAGCTGGATGGTTCCCTTCTATAACTAATGTGGTGAATGAATCTCAAGGGAGAAAGAAGAATGAGGAGATAATTGCAAAAGTAACAAACTGGAGCGGCACAACGAAGCAACACACTCCCTTGAAAAATCTACTTGGTGAAGCCAGATCTCCAAACGCAAAACTGGTGCCGAAGAAAGATGAAACTGCCAGTACTAAGACGACGACAGTGAACTCGATTCTGAGCTCAGAGGCACCAACTAAGGAGGCGGAGAAAGAATGGAATTCTCCAGCGAGGTATCCAGTTGACATCAAGAAGGAAAAGAGGAAGACGAAACCATATTGGGTACCATTTGTTTGCTGCTCTTCAGTACATCAAGATGCGTAG